In Chitinophaga oryzae, the sequence ACGCTAATACCAACAACAACTACTATTCCCAGACTTTCCTGAAGCTGCGGGAGGTGAACTTCACCTGGCAGCTGCCCGGAAAATGGATGAGCAAAACTTTTATCAGGGACGCTTCGCTGTCGCTCGTAGGCCGTAACCTGTTGTTGTTCTCCAAATTACCGAACGTTGATCCTGACACCGGGAAAGATGACCTCCAGACGCCATCTTCCCGCAGTATGGGTTTCAATCTGAATTTAAAGTTCTAATCACAGCATCATGCGAAAACTATCTATTGTCATATTTTGTTTGCTGGCAGCCGCTTTCAGCAGTTGCAAGAAGTTTGAGCACTTCCAGACAGACCCGAATAAACCCACGCAGGCTACTCCCGAACTGTTGCTGACCAATATTGAAACCAAAGCTTTCAATGACGTCAGCACCTCCGGCGCGTTCGCATCGCGGTACCTCGTCAATACCGACGGGATTGATGCTAACCAGTATTACAACTGGCAGCGTTCCGGCTTCGACGATTTCAATAACCTGCGCCTGGTCGTAAAAATGGAAGAAGAAGCTACCCGTACCAACCAGCCTGTGTACCTGGCACTGGGCAAATTCTTCCGCGCCTGGTTCTTTATGCGGTTGACGCTGACCTTCGGAGATATTCCCTATAGTGAAGCACTCAAAGGATCTGCCGAGACGTTCACACCTATCTACGACAAACAGGAAGACATCTTTCTGAGTATCCTCAACGAGCTCCAGACCGCCAACGGCCAGCTGGATGCCGCCGGCGGCGAGATCCGGGGCGATGTTGTCTACGGTGGTAAAAAAGAACAATGGAAACGCCTGATCAACACCTTCTCCCTTCGGATATTGATCAGCCTGTCGCAAAAAGAAGGCAGCGCCAAACTGAAAGTGAAGGAACGTTTCGCCGGGATCGTGAACAATCCCGCTAAATACCCGCTGATGACCGGCATCGCGGATAACGGCCAGCTGGTATTTGTGGACCAGCAGGACAACCGTTACCCCTACTATAACAACAACAGTATGCAGACAGCTTTCTACCTGGAAGAGAATTTTGTGGACCTGTTGAAACAGTATAAAGATCCGCGGTTGTTCCGTTTTGCACAGAAGGCCACCAAATTTGCCTCCCTGCCGGACAACGATTTTAATGCCTACGGCGGCGCCAAAGGCAGCGCTACCATCGACGAAAACAACAGCCGCGTGGTAAACGGCGAAGTTTCCAAAATCGCCAAACGCTATTACAATGATCCGGTAAATGAGCCGAGCATCGTAATGGGATACGCTGAGCTGCAGTTTATCCTGGCGGAAGCGGTGGTGCGCGGCTGGATCAGCGGCAACGCAACAGATTTTTACAAAAAAGGTATACAGGCATCCATGGAATTTTGTAAAATAGCGCCTGCTGATATCACGGCCTATCTTTCACAGCCTGCCGTGCAACTGACAACAGGCAAAGAACTGGAAGGTATTTTTAAACAAAAATATATCAGCTTCTTTATGAACTCCGGCTGGCAGGTGTTTTATGAACAACGCCGTACTGGTCTGCCGGTATTCGATGTTTCCGGCGACGGGGTGCTCAACAATAAAAAGGTGCCCAAGCGCTGGATGTATCCTGAAAGTGAGCTGAAACTCAACAGGCAGCACGTGAGCGATGCCATCACCCGGCAGTATCCGCAGGGCGACAACATCAACGGCGTTATGTGGCTGCTGGTAAAAGAATAAAAATGTGACCCATGTTAAAGACATTTATCCTCTCCATGCTTACTTTCTCCTGCACCCTGATGGTGCAGGCGCAGAAAAAGAAAGCCCTGTTTATCATCGTGGATGGCATCCCGGCAGATGTCATCGAAAAACAACCGACGCCTCACCTGCGTGACATCGCCAAAGCGGGCGGCTACACCCGCGCTCATGTAGGCGGTGAAAAAGGCGGTTATTCCGAAACACCCACTATTTCCGCCGTAGGCTACAACAGCCTGCTGACCGGCACCTGGGTAAACAAACACAACGTGTGGGACAACGATATCGCCGCGCAGAACTACAGCTACGGCAGTATCTTCCGCTTTTTCAAACAGGCGTACCCGCAAAAGACAACGGCCGTGTTCTCCTCCTGGCTGGATAACCGTACCAAACTGGTGGGTGACGGGCTGCCACAGACCGGTCACCTGAAAATCGATTACCATGTAGACGGGTTGGAGAAAGACACTGCCCGCTTCCCGCATGACAAGGACAGCTGGTACATGCACCTGATCGACGAAGCCGTGGTGGACAGCGCCGCGGCTTATGTCCGCAGCGTAGCGCCGGACCTCACCTGGGTGTATCTCGAATACACCGACGATATGGGGCACCGCTACGGCGACAGCGAGAAATTCTACACCGCCATTAATATGATGGATGCGCAGGTAGGCCGCATCTGGGACGCCATCGAATACCGCCGTAAAAACTTCGGTGAAGACTGGCAGCTGTTCATCACCACCGACCACGGCCGTACCGCCAGCAACGGCAAAGGCCACGGCGGCCAGTCAGACCGCGAACGCACCACCTGGATGGTCACCAACGCCAAAGGCCTGAACGATTACTTCAAAACCGGTCAGCCTGGTATCGTGGACATCCTGCCAACCATGGCGCGTTTCCTGCAGATCAATATCCCGCAGGAAGACACCCGCGAGCTGGACGGCGCCCCGCTGACAGGCAAAGTATCCCTGACACACGCCGGCGCCACACTGGAC encodes:
- a CDS encoding alkaline phosphatase family protein, yielding MLKTFILSMLTFSCTLMVQAQKKKALFIIVDGIPADVIEKQPTPHLRDIAKAGGYTRAHVGGEKGGYSETPTISAVGYNSLLTGTWVNKHNVWDNDIAAQNYSYGSIFRFFKQAYPQKTTAVFSSWLDNRTKLVGDGLPQTGHLKIDYHVDGLEKDTARFPHDKDSWYMHLIDEAVVDSAAAYVRSVAPDLTWVYLEYTDDMGHRYGDSEKFYTAINMMDAQVGRIWDAIEYRRKNFGEDWQLFITTDHGRTASNGKGHGGQSDRERTTWMVTNAKGLNDYFKTGQPGIVDILPTMARFLQINIPQEDTRELDGAPLTGKVSLTHAGATLDNGSLHLTWKAREKKGKVKIWVTTTNHFKTGGHDDYKLLGEVPLQQEKADISVKDIPSGFYKVVMEGPDNTVNRWVGKP
- a CDS encoding SusD/RagB family nutrient-binding outer membrane lipoprotein, translating into MRKLSIVIFCLLAAAFSSCKKFEHFQTDPNKPTQATPELLLTNIETKAFNDVSTSGAFASRYLVNTDGIDANQYYNWQRSGFDDFNNLRLVVKMEEEATRTNQPVYLALGKFFRAWFFMRLTLTFGDIPYSEALKGSAETFTPIYDKQEDIFLSILNELQTANGQLDAAGGEIRGDVVYGGKKEQWKRLINTFSLRILISLSQKEGSAKLKVKERFAGIVNNPAKYPLMTGIADNGQLVFVDQQDNRYPYYNNNSMQTAFYLEENFVDLLKQYKDPRLFRFAQKATKFASLPDNDFNAYGGAKGSATIDENNSRVVNGEVSKIAKRYYNDPVNEPSIVMGYAELQFILAEAVVRGWISGNATDFYKKGIQASMEFCKIAPADITAYLSQPAVQLTTGKELEGIFKQKYISFFMNSGWQVFYEQRRTGLPVFDVSGDGVLNNKKVPKRWMYPESELKLNRQHVSDAITRQYPQGDNINGVMWLLVKE